The following proteins are co-located in the Dromiciops gliroides isolate mDroGli1 chromosome 2, mDroGli1.pri, whole genome shotgun sequence genome:
- the PI4K2A gene encoding phosphatidylinositol 4-kinase type 2-alpha isoform X1 encodes MDETSPLVSPERAHPPDYTFPSGPGTGAHFPQVPGAVVRVVPPSGLGPSPPGSPGRDRERQPLLERGPGGARGAAVQAQAQAVASQAQALASQAHAAAQAAQAQRERNEFPDDPEFAEVVRLAELASERGIYPERIYQGSSGSYFVKDPQGKIIGVFKPKNEEPYGHLNPKWTKWLQKLCCPCCFGRDCLVLNQGYLSEAGASLVDQKLELNIVPRTKVVYLASETFNYSAIDRVKSRGKRLALEKVPKVGQRFNRIGLPPKVGSFQLFVEGYKDADFWLRRFEADSLPENTNRQLLLQFERLVVLDYIIRNTDRGNDNWLIKYDCPMDNSSYRDTDWVVVKEPVIKLAAIDNGLAFPLKHPDSWRAYPFYWAWLPQAKIPFSQEIKDLILPKISDPNFIKDLEEDLYELFKKDPGFDRGQFHKQIAVMRGQILNLTQALKDNKSPLHLVQMPPVIVETARSHQRSASESYTQSFQSRKPFFSWW; translated from the exons ATGGACGAAACGAGCCCCCTGGTGTCCCCGGAGCGGGCCCACCCCCCGGACTATACGTTCCCGTCGGGCCCGGGGACGGGCGCTCACTTCCCTCAGGTGCCAGGGGCCGTGGTGCGGGTGGTACCGCCGTCCGGCCTGGGGCCGTCGCCGCCCGGCTCCCCGGGCCGGGACCGGGAGCGGCAGCCTCTGCTGGAGCGGGGCCCGGGCGGGGCGCGGGGCGCGGCGGTCCAGGCGCAGGCCCAGGCCGTGGCGTCCCAGGCGCAGGCCCTGGCGTCCCAGGCCCACGCGGCGGCGCAGGCGGCGCAGGCCCAGCGGGAGCGGAACGAGTTCCCGGACGACCCCGAGTTCGCCGAAGTGGTGCGGCTGGCCGAGCTGGCGAGTGAGCGCGGCATCTACCCCGAGCGCATCTACCAGGGCTCCAGTGGCAGCTACTTCGTCAAGGACCCCCAGGGG AAAATCATTGGTGTCTTCAAACCCAAGAATGAAGAGCCGTATGGGCACCTTAACCCCAAGTGGACCAAATGGCTACAGAAGCTGTGCTGTCCCTGCTGCTTTGGCCGTGATTGTCTCGTTCTCAATCAGGGCTATCTCTCAGAGGCTGGGGCCAGTTTGGTGGACCAAAAACTGGAACTCAATATTGTACCCCGTACCAAG GTAGTATACCTGGCCAGTGAGACCTTCAACTACAGTGCCATTGACCGAGTGAAGTCCAGGGGGAAGCGACTTGCCCTAGAGAAAGTGCCAAAAGTTGGACAGCGGTTTAACAGAATCGGGCTGCCACCCAAG GTCGGTTCATTCCAGCTCTTTGTTGAAGGCTACAAGGATGCTGACTTTTGGCTGCGACGATTTGAAGCAGATTCGCTGCCTGAGAACACTAATCGACAGCTGCTATTGCAATTTGAGCGGTTGGTGGTACTAGATTACATCATCCGAAACACTG ATAGAGGCAATGACAATTGGCTGATCAAATATGACTGTCCGATGGATAATTCCAGCTACCGG gaCACAGACTGGGTGGTGGTGAAGGAGCCCGTTATCAAACTGGCTGCCATAGACAATGGGCTGGCTTTCCCTCTGAAGCATCCTGACTCCTGGAGGGCGT atCCTTTTTATTGGGCTTGGCTGCCCCAAGCCAAAATTCCATTTTCCCAGGAAATCAAAGACCTGATCCTTCCAAAGATATCGGATCCTAACTTCATCAAGGACCTGGAAGAGGACCTGTATGAGCTCTTTAAG AAAGATCCTGGTTTTGACAGGGGCCAGTTTCACAAGCAAATCGCTGTCATGAGGGGACAG ATTTTGAATCTAACCCAGGCCCTGAAAGACAATAAGAGTCCCCTTCATCTAGTCCAGATGCCACCTGTGATTGTGGAGACAGCCCGGTCCCACCAACGGAGTGCCAGCGAGTCTTACACACAGAGCTTTCAGAGCCGGAAGCCCTTCTTCTCTTGGTGGTAG
- the PI4K2A gene encoding phosphatidylinositol 4-kinase type 2-alpha isoform X2 yields the protein MDETSPLVSPERAHPPDYTFPSGPGTGAHFPQVPGAVVRVVPPSGLGPSPPGSPGRDRERQPLLERGPGGARGAAVQAQAQAVASQAQALASQAHAAAQAAQAQRERNEFPDDPEFAEVVRLAELASERGIYPERIYQGSSGSYFVKDPQGKIIGVFKPKNEEPYGHLNPKWTKWLQKLCCPCCFGRDCLVLNQGYLSEAGASLVDQKLELNIVPRTKVVYLASETFNYSAIDRVKSRGKRLALEKVPKVGQRFNRIGLPPKVGSFQLFVEGYKDADFWLRRFEADSLPENTNRQLLLQFERLVVLDYIIRNTDRGNDNWLIKYDCPMDNSSYRDTDWVVVKEPVIKLAAIDNGLAFPLKHPDSWRAYPFYWAWLPQAKIPFSQEIKDLILPKISDPNFIKDLEEDLYELFKKDPGFDRGQFHKQIAVMRGQDTPASTPGPDLHLCE from the exons ATGGACGAAACGAGCCCCCTGGTGTCCCCGGAGCGGGCCCACCCCCCGGACTATACGTTCCCGTCGGGCCCGGGGACGGGCGCTCACTTCCCTCAGGTGCCAGGGGCCGTGGTGCGGGTGGTACCGCCGTCCGGCCTGGGGCCGTCGCCGCCCGGCTCCCCGGGCCGGGACCGGGAGCGGCAGCCTCTGCTGGAGCGGGGCCCGGGCGGGGCGCGGGGCGCGGCGGTCCAGGCGCAGGCCCAGGCCGTGGCGTCCCAGGCGCAGGCCCTGGCGTCCCAGGCCCACGCGGCGGCGCAGGCGGCGCAGGCCCAGCGGGAGCGGAACGAGTTCCCGGACGACCCCGAGTTCGCCGAAGTGGTGCGGCTGGCCGAGCTGGCGAGTGAGCGCGGCATCTACCCCGAGCGCATCTACCAGGGCTCCAGTGGCAGCTACTTCGTCAAGGACCCCCAGGGG AAAATCATTGGTGTCTTCAAACCCAAGAATGAAGAGCCGTATGGGCACCTTAACCCCAAGTGGACCAAATGGCTACAGAAGCTGTGCTGTCCCTGCTGCTTTGGCCGTGATTGTCTCGTTCTCAATCAGGGCTATCTCTCAGAGGCTGGGGCCAGTTTGGTGGACCAAAAACTGGAACTCAATATTGTACCCCGTACCAAG GTAGTATACCTGGCCAGTGAGACCTTCAACTACAGTGCCATTGACCGAGTGAAGTCCAGGGGGAAGCGACTTGCCCTAGAGAAAGTGCCAAAAGTTGGACAGCGGTTTAACAGAATCGGGCTGCCACCCAAG GTCGGTTCATTCCAGCTCTTTGTTGAAGGCTACAAGGATGCTGACTTTTGGCTGCGACGATTTGAAGCAGATTCGCTGCCTGAGAACACTAATCGACAGCTGCTATTGCAATTTGAGCGGTTGGTGGTACTAGATTACATCATCCGAAACACTG ATAGAGGCAATGACAATTGGCTGATCAAATATGACTGTCCGATGGATAATTCCAGCTACCGG gaCACAGACTGGGTGGTGGTGAAGGAGCCCGTTATCAAACTGGCTGCCATAGACAATGGGCTGGCTTTCCCTCTGAAGCATCCTGACTCCTGGAGGGCGT atCCTTTTTATTGGGCTTGGCTGCCCCAAGCCAAAATTCCATTTTCCCAGGAAATCAAAGACCTGATCCTTCCAAAGATATCGGATCCTAACTTCATCAAGGACCTGGAAGAGGACCTGTATGAGCTCTTTAAG AAAGATCCTGGTTTTGACAGGGGCCAGTTTCACAAGCAAATCGCTGTCATGAGGGGACAG GATACACCTGCCAGCACCCCGGGCCCAGATCTGCACCTCTGTGAATAG